Sequence from the Candidatus Accumulibacter similis genome:
GTCGTGCCGCCGGCGGGGACGTGCTCGGCGACCTCGACCCGCGTCAGCCGCAGGTCTGGCCGCTGCTGCAGGCTGATGTCGAGCAACCCGGAGGACAGCGCGGCGTTGTTGCTGGCGGCGCTGCCGTGCTCGTAGAGCCGGCGCCCTTGCGCGTCCGGCCCGGCGTTGCTCACCACCTGCAGGCGATGCGGTCCTTCGCTGCGTGCGGGCAGGCGAAGCTGCTCGCTGCGGGTGTAGCTCTGTCCGGCTGCCAGTCCGCGGTCGTAACTGAAACTGCCGAGTTCGATCGGCGCGCCGCCGCCCGCCGGAAGCAACCGGAGCGAGTCGCGCCATGCTCCCGTGGCGGCAGCCAGGCCCTGGTTGACGACCGTCCAGGCGAAGTCGGCCAATTCACCCTCGACAGCCGACTGCGGCAGGCTGATGCTGTCGACGACGAGATCGGCCGAGTTGGAGAGGGTGACCGGTATTGCCGGCGAGCTGCCCCGGTTGTTGTCGCCGAAGATGAACTCGAAGGGGCCGCCGGTGCGCACGTTGAGGTAATGGTCGCCGACGATGCCATCGGGGAGCGTCAGCTCGAGGCGGCGGCGGTAGCTCTCGCCGGCGGCGAGCTGGCCGATGTGCTGCGCCCAGCCGAAACTGGCGACGCGATCGCTGCCGTCGGCGTTGCGGCTGAGCCAGATTTCGTCGCGCCAGTCGCCGCTGTCGGTCGGGCCGATGCCGCGGTTGGCCACCTCCCACTCGACGCGCAGCGGCTGCCCGCTCGCCGCGGCGCCGTGACTGGCGACGGCGACGACCTGCAGGTCGGCATACGGACGCGGCATGAGGTCGATCGCCTGCGGGACGCGGCCAGCGTTGTTGGCCTCGGAGAAATTCTCGAAGACCTCGCCGCGCGCGTCGGCGACGACGAACAGCCGATGGCGACCCGAGGTCCCGGCGGGCATGACGATGTCGAGCGAGCGGCTCGCCGTCTCGCCGGCGGCGAGCAGCCCCTGCTGCCGATGTTCGCCGATGACGCGATCGTCGCCGTTGCCGATCACGTCGTCGGTCGAGAGGACGACCTGCTCGCTCCAGGCGCTGCCGACGCCGGGTCCGGTGCCCTGATTGGCGATCGTCCAGTCGACCGTGAACCGGACGGGATCGCCGATGACCTGCTGCGGTGCGCTGACCGCGGTGATCGCCAGGTCGGCCCATGGCAACTGGTCGACGCGGGTCGCCTGCGCCTGCTGGTTGTCCTGTCGATCGCGGTCGTCGACGCGGCGCTCGGAGTCGGTGGTGACGACGAGCTGATGGTCGCCGCTCAACTCGAGCGGCAGGACGAATTCGGCGCTGGCGGAATAGCTGGCGCCGGGCGCGAGCCCCTGCTGATGGGGCAAGGTGGCGAGCAGTCGGCTGCTCGTCCCCTGGACGAGATGGACGCTGTCGAGCCAGTCGCCGGTAACGACCGCGCCGCGGTTTTCGACCCGCCATTCGACGCGCACGCGGTCGCCGGAACGGGCGAGCAGCGGCGCCAGCAGGCTGGCGATGCGCAGGTCGGGACGCTGGACGCGCAGCGGCGAGCCGGTCTCGTTGTTGTCCTCGGCGTTGCGTTCGTGGACGGCGTCGTCGGCATCGCTGCGCACCAGCCAGCGGTAATCGCCGTCGGCGAGCCAGCCGGGCAGCGCGATGGCGAGGTCGTGGGTGATGCCATCCTGCGCTGCCAGGCCGGGTTCGTGGTGCACGGCGGCGACCTCGAGCAGCCCGCCGGCCGCGCCGCGATCGACGTAGATGCGGTCCCACCAGCCTGTCGGGCTGGCGGCGAGTCCGGTGTTGCGCAACGTGTAGTGCAGCGTCGCGGCATCGCCGGGCCGCAGGGTCGCCGGCGCGACCAGGTCGCCGGGAACCAGGTCGGCGGTCGGCTTCAGGTCGATCCGCAGGCGCTCGGTGCTGACGAGCAGATTGTTCTCGAGGCGCCGCGGGTCGCGCGCCGCCTTTTCGTCGACGCTGCCGCCGGCGTCGACCTGCAGCAGCACGAAATACTCGCCGCCGAGGTCACGCGGCAGGAGGAGCGTGCTGCCGCCGCCGTAGCCCTCGCCGGCAGCGAGGATTCCCGAGTGCGGCACGGCGGCGGCGAGGACGATGTCGTCGGCACTCGGCAGCCGGTCCAGCGAGAGGAGCAGGCGATCGTTCCACTGGCCCTGATCGGTGGCGGTGTTGCCCTGGTTGAGCACCTGCCATTGGACGACGATGCCGTCGCCGCTCCAGGCTGTGGCGGGCACTCGCAGACTGACCGGCAGCAGGTCGGGCTGGTAGGTGAGGAGCGAGGCGATGACGACCTGCGACCGATTGTTGGTCTCGGCATCACCGATGCCGTTGGCTTCGAACAGCAGGCCCTGGCCGTCGAGGTCTTCGTCGATGCCGATACGGACTTCGATCCGCCCGCTGCCGCGGAGGCCGTCCGGGAGCCGCAGCTTGTGGCTGCGCTGGCGCGAGGCGCCGGCGGCCAGCGGCTGCTGGCCGGCTGGCGGGGAATCGCCGGGAAGCACGACGTCGGCGAGCAGTTCGCCGGTGTCGAGGTTCCTGACCTGCAGGCGATCGGTCCAGTCCTTCGCCGTGGCGACGCCGCCGGCATTGCGATCGTCCCACAGGACCGTCAGTTCCTCGCCGGCGGCGACGGGATCGGGCTGCGCGCGCAGGTTGGCGACGATGAGGTCGGGGCCGTTGGCGATCAAGCGGACGAGTTCGTTGTTGTCGTCGGCCGTGCCCTGGGGATTGCCTTCGGCGACCGTGCGCTGCGGATCGGCCAGGATGCGGAAGCTGATGTTGCCGATGCCGAGACTTCCCGCCGGCCAGGGAAGGGAGAGCGAGCGCCGGACGGACTCGCCGACTCCGAGGCTGCTCCTGCCGGGGCCGGGACCGGCGACGATCTGCTGCCGCAGGATGGTCTCGCCGGTCGTCTCGTTGCGCACTTCGAGGTCTTCACGCCAGGTGCCGCTGGCGGCGGCCTGGCCCTGGTTGGACGTCGTCCACGCGACCGTCACCGGACTGGCCGCCGCCCAGTTCGCGCCCGGGGTGATTGCCACGTCGCTGAGAACGAGGTCGGGCAGCAGTTGGCTGGCGTCAGCGTCGTCGTCGGCAAGGACTTGCTGGAAGTGGGTGGCGGCAGGCGTGTCGCCGGCCTGCTGCGCCGCCTGCACGAAGTGCAGTGGCGGTGGGTCGCCGGTGGTCGCCGGCAGACTGGTCCGGCTGCCGAGGACGAAGCCGTTGCCGTAGGTCCACACTTCGACCGTCGCGACGCCGCCCGCATCGACGGTGCTGCGCAGCAGGTCGGATGGCCCCGATGCGCGCCGCAGCGGCAGGTGACGGGCGTCGTCGTTCCAGGGCCCGAGAACGCTGTCCGTCGACCGGTAGCCGCCGGCACCGTCCCAGTGCCAGGTGGTGGCGACCGCCCGGTCGCCGGCGTCGCGCCAGATCTGCAACAGATCGTCGCGGCCGTCGTGGTCCACGTCGGCAGCGAGGAACTGCTGCCCGGACCGGGAACTGCCGAGCGGGATCGTCTCCTCGGCGGCAAAGTCGCCACCCCGACTCAGCCAGCGGCTGAGCTGCAGTTCGCCCTGATCATCCCGCCAGATGCGCAGCAGGTCCTGTCGGCCGTCGCCGTCGGCGTTGCCGGCGAGCAGCGCGACCTGCTGCGCCCAGACGCCGAGCCCCTGCTGCGAGACATCCCAGGAGCCGTCATCGCGCGCAATCCAGGTGCTGAGCCAGGCACTGTAGTCGCTGGTCTGCGCGTCCGCCCAGGGGAGAAGCTGCAGCATGGCGAGGTCGCTGCGCCCGTCGCCGCTCATCTCGAGCGACAGCCGGAGCGAGCCGGCCAGGTCTTCGCCGTCGCCATCCTGCGAGATGCCGCGCTGCAGGCCGCTGCCATCGCTCGACCAGAGGGTGAAGCGGGTCTGGCCATTGCCCGGCAGCCAGTGCACGAGCAGGTCGGCGCGACCATCGCCGTCGGCGTCGCCGAGCGAGTAGTCGCTGCCCGCCGGAGGGTTGTCGAGGACGCTGCGGCCAGACCACAGCAGGCGGTCGCCCTGGCTTAGCCAGAAGGTGGCGGCGACCGTGCCGTCGGGCTCCCGGCCGATGACGCAAAGGTCGCTCCAGCCGTCGGCATCGAGATCGCCGACCAGGTGGCGGGTGTCTGCGCGCCAGGTGCCGAGCTCGATCGTCTCGCCTGCCGCGAGGCCGCCGCCAGTGGCGAACCACTGCCGGCCGATCGCCATGCCGTCGCCGCGATGGCCGACCTCGAACAGGTCATCGTCGCCATCGCCGTTGAAGTCGGCAGCGAACCAGGCGATATCGGCGAGCCAGCCGTTCCGGCCGATGAAGCTCGCGCCGTCGGCATGCCAGACGGCGACCTGCGCCTGGCCATCGGCTTCGTGCCAAGTGCCGACGAGATCGGCCCGCCCATCGCCGTCGTGGTCGTGCAGGCTCCAGTTGATGGCATCGCCGGTGACGCCCAGGAGCACCGCGATCTGCTGCTGGTAATGAA
This genomic interval carries:
- a CDS encoding VCBS repeat-containing protein, whose translation is MLLAGDLPIAADTLAATAVATERPNSGETRPAAARVVIATPAAGPGGAPAPASSDVADILLEADVNADGRGDLLQISPRGDGMAIARTWLASGSGFAGGEAVVLGPWLTGNRYLVGDIDGDGRSDLGEIRQASGSLATVHTWLTSDHGLQHAGQTELPAYPADAHYGLGDSNGDGLADLGVHEVLADGGNRFSVWRGDGGAFQRWISQDTAWQGLADAQWLAVDADGDRRSDLVVVQRDPSQDAHSSDSSTWLSIRDGGSGGIAGHALGPWARHVALLAGSRGSGRSDLLHIAHDHQGELQVTLWRDDGSGLAAARTSPLGPSRPAQQFLAGDVDGDLRGDIVQLWRDAGGETMATAWRAVAATEGTGYRPLAETNLGRTSGQADWRLRDHDGDGRADLLAGTRGADGKMQVELWLSDGRDFAAEQGRQGDLAWFDADFDGDGRRDLLQISHRADGQTIARQWLATSGAFAEGDAIELGAWRAATRYLSGDLDSDGRSDLTLIRQSADGRVVADTWLTIGDRLSYSARSELGTYPPGGDHRLLDATGDGLADLLLAWQPDEGDSTLTLWQGDGRRFAPRSETSEYGQDLLPATRLSLDLNGDGRSDFASVRRNPWPGAHATDQSTWLSTWQAGDDGSWAVARQGIGIWEQHVALLVVNAAGDGRDDLLRLWQDDRGNLQATVWRSNGASFDDAGTSPLGSADPGQPFHAADVDGDGDSDLVQIGRDPQGRSVATTWRAAQVGERFHYQQQIAVLLGVTGDAINWSLHDHDGDGRADLVGTWHEADGQAQVAVWHADGASFIGRNGWLADIAWFAADFNGDGDDDLFEVGHRGDGMAIGRQWFATGGGLAAGETIELGTWRADTRHLVGDLDADGWSDLCVIGREPDGTVAATFWLSQGDRLLWSGRSVLDNPPAGSDYSLGDADGDGRADLLVHWLPGNGQTRFTLWSSDGSGLQRGISQDGDGEDLAGSLRLSLEMSGDGRSDLAMLQLLPWADAQTSDYSAWLSTWIARDDGSWDVSQQGLGVWAQQVALLAGNADGDGRQDLLRIWRDDQGELQLSRWLSRGGDFAAEETIPLGSSRSGQQFLAADVDHDGRDDLLQIWRDAGDRAVATTWHWDGAGGYRSTDSVLGPWNDDARHLPLRRASGPSDLLRSTVDAGGVATVEVWTYGNGFVLGSRTSLPATTGDPPPLHFVQAAQQAGDTPAATHFQQVLADDDADASQLLPDLVLSDVAITPGANWAAASPVTVAWTTSNQGQAAASGTWREDLEVRNETTGETILRQQIVAGPGPGRSSLGVGESVRRSLSLPWPAGSLGIGNISFRILADPQRTVAEGNPQGTADDNNELVRLIANGPDLIVANLRAQPDPVAAGEELTVLWDDRNAGGVATAKDWTDRLQVRNLDTGELLADVVLPGDSPPAGQQPLAAGASRQRSHKLRLPDGLRGSGRIEVRIGIDEDLDGQGLLFEANGIGDAETNNRSQVVIASLLTYQPDLLPVSLRVPATAWSGDGIVVQWQVLNQGNTATDQGQWNDRLLLSLDRLPSADDIVLAAAVPHSGILAAGEGYGGGSTLLLPRDLGGEYFVLLQVDAGGSVDEKAARDPRRLENNLLVSTERLRIDLKPTADLVPGDLVAPATLRPGDAATLHYTLRNTGLAASPTGWWDRIYVDRGAAGGLLEVAAVHHEPGLAAQDGITHDLAIALPGWLADGDYRWLVRSDADDAVHERNAEDNNETGSPLRVQRPDLRIASLLAPLLARSGDRVRVEWRVENRGAVVTGDWLDSVHLVQGTSSRLLATLPHQQGLAPGASYSASAEFVLPLELSGDHQLVVTTDSERRVDDRDRQDNQQAQATRVDQLPWADLAITAVSAPQQVIGDPVRFTVDWTIANQGTGPGVGSAWSEQVVLSTDDVIGNGDDRVIGEHRQQGLLAAGETASRSLDIVMPAGTSGRHRLFVVADARGEVFENFSEANNAGRVPQAIDLMPRPYADLQVVAVASHGAAASGQPLRVEWEVANRGIGPTDSGDWRDEIWLSRNADGSDRVASFGWAQHIGQLAAGESYRRRLELTLPDGIVGDHYLNVRTGGPFEFIFGDNNRGSSPAIPVTLSNSADLVVDSISLPQSAVEGELADFAWTVVNQGLAAATGAWRDSLRLLPAGGGAPIELGSFSYDRGLAAGQSYTRSEQLRLPARSEGPHRLQVVSNAGPDAQGRRLYEHGSAASNNAALSSGLLDISLQQRPDLRLTRVEVAEHVPAGGTTAIRYTTGNFGSSATSGTWTDKVYLSLDATLGSDDALVGEIASPGALAPGEFHAATTASIHVPLRLRGDAFLIVVADGNGEVDEYPDEANNVLAVPFTIDPLPFADLVTSDIVAPSQGVHGASVEVRYRVANLGSARTRGEADATESWTDSVWLARDQRRPGAFKGDILLGTFEHVGKLDAGEDYRRSVQVVLPEGLSSGQYYLSVWTDTHDVILEDTLASQINPEDPQQIDGNNHRARPISILGATPPDLVLGEVVAQDTATAGGSYHYTYSVVNRGERFTGDWVDSVYLADNPDWNLAREVWHLGDHSANRTLADGEGYTVSQSLQLAPGHLRVALFLKCQALAVPRQSRHLTRSRPLLNCRSNLPLQLPCSSPSRCGLGFLQPHPGDVLALLLALGSAKASPHGLHLGSNTLCPPHTNLD